In Leuconostocaceae bacterium ESL0723, the following proteins share a genomic window:
- a CDS encoding redoxin NrdH: protein MSAVTVFTKNNCIQCKMTKNFLERQGVDFQEINIDLEPKYVDELREMGYRQTPVVLASDDQSFSGFRPDELKKLTA from the coding sequence ATGTCAGCCGTGACTGTATTTACTAAGAACAACTGCATCCAATGCAAGATGACCAAGAACTTTTTGGAACGTCAGGGGGTTGATTTCCAAGAAATCAATATCGACCTGGAACCAAAGTACGTCGATGAACTACGTGAAATGGGTTACCGCCAAACCCCAGTGGTTTTGGCCAGCGATGACCAGAGTTTCAGTGGTTTCCGTCCGGACGAATTAAAGAAACTAACCGCCTAG
- the nrdE gene encoding class 1b ribonucleoside-diphosphate reductase subunit alpha: MPLKDIDLNTVTYFDLNNQVNIPKDNQIQLAKDDQALAAFLKENVEPNVKHFPSLEERFEWLFDNDFLERGFIEQYSMDFIKKLYKFLEDQHFQFGSFMSAFKFYNQYALKTNDGQYYVETYLDRVAMNALFYADGNEDLAMTLADEMIHQRYQPATPSFLNAGRARRGELVSCFVLQAEDNMNSIGRLVNSALQLSKMGGGVGINLSNIREAGAPVMGIDNSAGGIVPIMKLLEDSFTFSSQVGARQGAGVVYLSVFHPDVMTFLATKKENADEKVRVKTLSLGLTVPDKFYELTKNNEKMALFSPDDVEKVYGVPFNYVDITSEYDQMVANPNIRKQWLPARNLEEEISKLQQESGYPYIINLDTVNRANPVAGKVISSNLCSEILQVETPSKIDDEQEYQELGSDISCNLGSINIVNMMKTPDFGHSVDAMIRALTYVSDTSNLKVVPSVEHGNQENHAVGLGAMGLAAFFAQNQMYYGDAEALDFTSVFFMTLNYYSLKASMNIAKERKSTFHDFDKSAYADGSYFDKYVNRDWSPNTDKVAALFEGHHIPDQKDWAELRDQVKQYGLYNSYRHAIAPTGSISYVNNTTASLLPIVNRVEERQEGMIGKVYYPAPGLNNETMPYFISAYDVDMRKVIDVYAAAQEHVDQGMSLTLFMRSTLPEGLYSWKNGRTDKMTTRDLSILRNYAFHKGIKSLYYIRTFTDDNQEAGVNECESCSI, translated from the coding sequence ATGCCACTAAAAGATATCGATCTCAACACGGTCACCTACTTTGACCTGAATAACCAAGTTAACATTCCCAAGGATAACCAGATCCAGTTGGCCAAGGACGACCAGGCCCTGGCGGCCTTCTTGAAGGAGAACGTGGAACCCAATGTGAAACACTTTCCTTCATTAGAAGAGCGCTTCGAATGGTTGTTCGATAACGACTTCTTGGAGCGGGGTTTCATCGAGCAGTATTCGATGGACTTCATTAAGAAGCTCTACAAGTTTTTAGAGGACCAGCACTTTCAGTTTGGTTCCTTTATGTCGGCCTTTAAGTTCTACAACCAGTACGCCTTAAAAACTAATGATGGGCAGTACTACGTCGAAACTTACCTGGACCGGGTGGCCATGAACGCCCTCTTCTATGCGGACGGTAATGAAGACTTGGCCATGACTTTGGCCGATGAAATGATTCACCAGCGCTACCAGCCGGCAACCCCTTCCTTCTTAAATGCCGGTCGGGCTCGCCGTGGTGAATTGGTTTCCTGCTTCGTCCTTCAGGCCGAAGATAACATGAACTCAATTGGCCGTCTGGTGAACTCCGCCCTCCAGCTCTCCAAGATGGGTGGTGGGGTTGGCATCAACCTGTCCAACATTCGTGAAGCCGGCGCCCCTGTCATGGGTATCGATAATTCCGCCGGTGGGATTGTGCCAATCATGAAGTTGTTGGAAGATTCCTTTACCTTTTCTTCCCAGGTTGGGGCCCGTCAGGGTGCCGGCGTGGTTTACCTGTCAGTCTTCCACCCCGACGTGATGACCTTCTTGGCCACTAAGAAGGAAAACGCCGATGAGAAGGTCCGGGTTAAGACCCTGTCACTGGGCCTCACCGTTCCGGATAAGTTCTATGAACTGACTAAGAACAACGAAAAGATGGCCCTCTTCAGTCCTGATGACGTGGAAAAGGTCTACGGTGTACCTTTCAACTATGTTGATATTACGTCCGAATATGACCAGATGGTTGCCAACCCTAATATCCGGAAGCAGTGGTTGCCAGCCCGTAACCTGGAAGAAGAAATCTCCAAGTTGCAGCAGGAGTCCGGCTATCCCTACATTATTAACCTAGACACGGTTAACCGGGCCAACCCGGTGGCCGGTAAGGTTATCTCTTCTAACCTCTGTTCTGAAATCTTGCAGGTCGAAACCCCATCTAAGATTGATGATGAGCAGGAGTACCAGGAACTGGGTTCAGATATCAGTTGTAACCTCGGTTCAATTAACATCGTTAACATGATGAAGACGCCGGACTTTGGCCACTCAGTTGATGCCATGATTCGGGCCTTGACCTATGTTTCTGACACTTCTAACCTGAAGGTGGTCCCTTCCGTTGAACACGGTAACCAGGAAAACCACGCAGTTGGCCTAGGAGCCATGGGTCTAGCAGCTTTCTTTGCCCAGAATCAGATGTACTATGGTGATGCCGAAGCCTTGGACTTTACTTCAGTCTTCTTCATGACCTTGAACTATTATTCACTGAAGGCTTCGATGAACATTGCCAAGGAACGCAAGTCGACTTTCCATGACTTTGATAAGTCCGCCTACGCTGATGGTTCTTACTTTGACAAGTACGTGAACCGGGACTGGTCACCAAACACCGATAAGGTAGCGGCCCTCTTTGAAGGCCACCACATTCCTGACCAGAAAGATTGGGCGGAACTTCGTGACCAGGTTAAGCAGTATGGTCTTTATAACTCATACCGCCACGCCATTGCGCCAACTGGTTCGATTTCCTACGTTAACAACACGACCGCTTCACTGCTGCCAATTGTGAACCGGGTTGAGGAACGTCAGGAAGGGATGATTGGGAAGGTTTACTACCCAGCCCCTGGCTTGAACAATGAAACCATGCCTTACTTTATTTCCGCTTATGACGTGGACATGCGTAAGGTGATTGATGTATATGCGGCTGCCCAGGAACACGTGGACCAGGGGATGTCCCTGACCCTCTTCATGCGGTCAACCTTGCCAGAAGGCCTATACAGCTGGAAGAACGGTCGCACGGATAAGATGACGACCCGTGATCTTTCAATCCTACGGAACTATGCCTTCCACAAGGGTATTAAGTCCCTCTACTACATTCGGACCTTTACCGATGACAACCAAGAAGCGGGTGTCAATGAGTGTGAAAGTTGCTCGATTTAA
- a CDS encoding class Ib ribonucleoside-diphosphate reductase assembly flavoprotein NrdI, translating into MSTVRVLYATIEGNTQAFIDKLDAVARQAGDQLDAQLIGDETEYAQEERPFVVIVPTYLTGGTGDGPEVEEIMTNALGEYVEFGHNRQLIKGVIGAGNRNFNVQYVLTGKRYAEKFGVPLIADFELRGNKFEIPKIYAKIKAQLGEN; encoded by the coding sequence ATGTCGACGGTCAGGGTTCTATATGCAACGATTGAGGGTAATACCCAGGCCTTTATTGACAAACTTGATGCCGTTGCTCGGCAAGCCGGCGATCAACTGGATGCCCAGTTGATCGGTGACGAGACTGAATATGCCCAAGAAGAGCGCCCTTTTGTGGTGATTGTGCCCACCTATTTGACTGGTGGGACGGGTGACGGTCCGGAAGTTGAAGAAATTATGACCAACGCCCTCGGTGAGTACGTTGAATTTGGTCATAATCGTCAACTCATTAAGGGTGTAATTGGGGCAGGAAACCGCAATTTTAACGTCCAATATGTACTGACTGGTAAACGGTATGCCGAAAAATTCGGCGTACCGTTAATTGCTGATTTTGAACTCAGGGGAAACAAATTCGAAATCCCCAAAATCTATGCCAAGATTAAAGCACAACTAGGAGAAAATTAA
- the nrdF gene encoding class 1b ribonucleoside-diphosphate reductase subunit beta has product MAEVSKDSYQAINWNHIEDELDKATWEKLTQQFWLDTRIPISNDLRTWRGNMSPEERELMNLVFGGLTTLDTLQSQDGIASLRKDAVNQKEEAVLNNIQFMESVHAKSYSSIFETLNEKATIDEIFDWADTNQYLQYKANRINDIYQNGSALEKKVASVFLETFLFYSGFYTPLYFLGHNRMLNVAEIIKLIIRDESVHGTYIGYKFQLGFKKLSEEEQTKLKEWMYDLLFELYSNEEQYTHELYDGVGWTEEVLTFLRYNANKALMNLGQEAMFPDGPEDVNSVVMNGISTSTANHDFFSGVGNGYLLGQVEAMDNDDYDI; this is encoded by the coding sequence ATGGCAGAAGTAAGCAAGGATTCCTACCAAGCGATTAACTGGAATCACATTGAAGATGAACTGGACAAGGCTACCTGGGAAAAGTTAACCCAGCAGTTTTGGCTGGATACCCGTATCCCAATTTCTAATGATTTGCGGACTTGGCGGGGCAACATGTCGCCCGAAGAGCGCGAGCTGATGAATTTGGTCTTTGGAGGTCTGACAACCTTGGATACCCTGCAGTCCCAAGACGGGATTGCCTCCCTGCGCAAGGACGCTGTCAACCAGAAGGAAGAGGCGGTCTTAAACAATATCCAGTTCATGGAGTCGGTTCACGCCAAGTCCTATTCATCAATTTTTGAAACCTTAAACGAAAAGGCTACGATTGATGAAATCTTTGACTGGGCTGACACCAACCAGTACCTGCAGTACAAGGCTAACCGGATTAATGACATTTACCAGAACGGTTCCGCTTTGGAAAAGAAGGTCGCTTCGGTCTTCTTGGAAACCTTCCTCTTTTATTCTGGTTTCTACACGCCTTTGTACTTCTTGGGCCACAACCGGATGTTAAACGTGGCGGAAATCATTAAGCTGATTATCCGTGATGAATCCGTTCACGGTACTTACATCGGTTACAAGTTCCAACTGGGCTTCAAGAAGCTGTCTGAAGAAGAACAGACAAAGCTAAAAGAGTGGATGTACGACTTGCTCTTTGAACTTTACAGTAACGAAGAACAGTACACCCACGAACTCTATGACGGGGTTGGTTGGACTGAGGAAGTCTTGACCTTCCTGCGCTATAACGCCAACAAGGCCCTGATGAACCTGGGCCAGGAAGCAATGTTCCCAGATGGTCCTGAGGATGTTAACTCAGTGGTCATGAACGGAATCTCAACTTCTACGGCGAACCACGACTTCTTCTCAGGAGTCGGTAACGGTTACCTGCTTGGTCAGGTTGAGGCCATGGATAACGACGATTACGATATTTAA
- a CDS encoding phosphatase PAP2 family protein: MIIAIQLKQKRRAIWAAILVVVLAVLVGTNTAFPNNMDESVRQFMASIQSGYGDVVMSIATFLGSPVMDFVYVALLALVLILAGLYVPAIWTLGTIIGGQIVMAIIKTIIHRERPLGHLLSDNGPSFPSQHVFGVFVVAFLIMILVSPNITNTVTRYIINWLVITIALMTALSRMYLSAHFFTDVIAGFLFAYVWVTIAAGFYPKFATYLKDHFKLFQYQEI, encoded by the coding sequence ATGATTATTGCCATTCAGTTAAAGCAGAAACGGCGCGCCATTTGGGCGGCAATCCTGGTCGTGGTGCTCGCCGTTCTGGTGGGAACGAACACGGCCTTCCCTAACAACATGGACGAAAGCGTCCGCCAATTTATGGCCAGCATCCAGTCTGGTTACGGTGACGTCGTCATGTCGATTGCCACCTTCCTCGGCTCACCAGTGATGGACTTTGTCTATGTTGCCCTGCTAGCCCTGGTCCTGATTCTAGCCGGCCTTTACGTGCCAGCCATCTGGACTTTGGGAACCATTATTGGTGGTCAGATTGTCATGGCCATCATTAAGACCATTATCCACCGGGAACGGCCTTTGGGTCACCTTCTGAGTGACAACGGCCCTTCCTTCCCCAGTCAGCACGTCTTTGGGGTCTTCGTGGTCGCCTTCCTGATTATGATCTTGGTTTCACCCAATATCACCAACACCGTGACCCGCTATATCATTAATTGGTTGGTCATCACGATTGCCCTGATGACGGCCCTGTCGCGGATGTACCTTAGCGCCCACTTCTTCACCGACGTAATTGCCGGATTCCTCTTTGCCTACGTTTGGGTGACCATCGCAGCTGGTTTCTATCCTAAATTCGCCACCTACCTTAAAGATCATTTCAAGCTTTTCCAATACCAGGAAATCTAA
- the mutY gene encoding A/G-specific adenine glycosylase, which produces MEVWTPAQIKGFRQDLLAWYDQEGRHDLPWRKNQDPYRVLVSELMLQQTRVETVVDYFNRFMAALPTVQDLAAADEDQVLKLWEGLGYYSRARNLQKAARYVVNDLKGNWPESSDDLADLPGVGPYTAAAIASISFGEVVPAVDGNLYRVFSRLLKIDADIAQPKTRKIFYDAIAPIVDPDRPGDFNQAIMDLGSTYMKAKNPDTLHSPVRQYNAAFRDGVEDQYPVKTKKAKPVKQRWVAWISRKDGKLLFEKRPAQGLLANFWTFPLRPIDSIEAIQDPQLTVKPVVHVFTHRRWEIWLVEHQVQHPTDDQAYFSPTEWAELSLPTLQHKLLKKLNEVSDVSEPES; this is translated from the coding sequence ATGGAAGTTTGGACCCCAGCACAAATTAAAGGTTTCCGGCAGGACTTATTAGCCTGGTACGACCAAGAAGGCCGCCATGATTTACCCTGGCGTAAAAACCAGGACCCTTACCGGGTGTTAGTGTCTGAACTAATGCTGCAGCAAACCCGGGTGGAGACTGTAGTGGATTACTTTAACCGCTTTATGGCTGCCCTGCCCACGGTTCAAGATTTAGCGGCCGCGGATGAAGACCAGGTCTTAAAACTCTGGGAGGGACTCGGCTACTACTCCCGGGCCCGCAACTTACAGAAGGCCGCCCGGTATGTGGTTAACGATTTAAAAGGTAACTGGCCGGAAAGCAGTGACGACCTGGCTGATTTGCCCGGGGTTGGCCCTTACACTGCCGCCGCGATTGCCTCGATTAGTTTTGGCGAGGTGGTGCCAGCTGTGGACGGTAACCTTTACCGGGTCTTTAGCCGATTGTTGAAGATTGATGCTGATATTGCCCAACCAAAGACGCGTAAGATTTTTTATGATGCCATTGCGCCGATTGTTGATCCTGACCGCCCGGGGGATTTTAACCAGGCGATTATGGATTTGGGTTCTACTTATATGAAGGCTAAGAACCCCGACACCCTGCATTCACCGGTCCGCCAGTACAACGCGGCCTTCCGTGACGGGGTTGAGGACCAGTACCCGGTCAAGACTAAGAAGGCTAAGCCGGTCAAACAGCGTTGGGTGGCCTGGATTAGTCGAAAAGATGGTAAACTTTTATTTGAAAAGCGGCCGGCCCAAGGTTTACTGGCTAACTTTTGGACCTTCCCCCTGCGACCAATTGATAGCATCGAAGCCATTCAGGACCCGCAGTTAACGGTTAAACCGGTAGTCCATGTCTTTACTCACCGGCGCTGGGAAATTTGGCTGGTGGAACACCAAGTTCAACACCCCACTGATGACCAAGCCTACTTTAGTCCAACCGAATGGGCCGAATTGTCCCTGCCGACCTTACAGCATAAGTTATTAAAGAAGCTAAATGAGGTATCCGATGTTTCCGAACCCGAAAGCTAA
- a CDS encoding AI-2E family transporter: MFPNPKAKKLFFWTIELLALTLLVFIVSRLDFLMHPLSVFMQTVLTPLLISGFLYYVLKPILKLVEKIKIGKRRIPHIVAVTITFLIFLLVVFGAMWMLLPTIVTEVTNLITTLPSSINDARHLTNEIIQSHWFRRLHITVSDNDIKNSVSQYASTFLSFTAGTLQTVVATATSVTINILTIPIVLFYMLSDGERLVPAIQKFFPNRRNAQIADLAGQMDRTIEKYISGQAIQMVFVGFSMSIGYLIIGEPYAWLLGLIAGITNIVPYVGPWIGVIPALIVGGTISWKMVVLILIVMAIVQQVVGSVIYPKMIGKSLKIHPLTIMLLLLAAGNLWGMVGMILIVPVYAVARTVVVFVFALRRIDQNENKNT, encoded by the coding sequence ATGTTTCCGAACCCGAAAGCTAAAAAATTATTTTTCTGGACCATTGAACTCCTGGCCCTGACCTTATTAGTCTTTATCGTCTCCCGCCTGGACTTTCTCATGCACCCACTCTCGGTCTTCATGCAGACGGTCCTAACCCCGCTGTTGATTTCTGGCTTCCTATACTATGTCTTAAAGCCAATTTTAAAGTTGGTCGAGAAAATTAAGATTGGTAAGCGGCGGATTCCTCATATCGTGGCGGTGACGATTACCTTCTTAATCTTTTTGTTGGTTGTGTTCGGGGCGATGTGGATGCTATTGCCAACGATTGTGACCGAAGTGACCAACCTAATTACGACCCTGCCTTCTTCCATTAATGATGCCCGGCATCTGACTAATGAAATTATCCAGAGTCACTGGTTCCGCCGCCTGCATATTACGGTCAGCGATAACGACATTAAAAACAGTGTTAGCCAGTATGCTAGCACCTTCCTGTCCTTTACCGCTGGCACCCTGCAGACGGTGGTAGCCACCGCGACGAGTGTCACAATTAACATCCTGACTATTCCAATTGTCCTCTTTTACATGCTCAGCGACGGGGAACGCCTGGTGCCTGCCATCCAGAAGTTCTTCCCCAACCGGCGCAATGCCCAAATTGCTGACCTGGCAGGGCAGATGGACCGGACGATTGAAAAGTATATTTCCGGTCAGGCCATCCAGATGGTCTTTGTCGGCTTTTCAATGAGTATTGGCTACCTAATTATCGGGGAACCTTACGCCTGGTTACTGGGGCTGATTGCTGGGATTACGAACATCGTACCCTACGTTGGTCCCTGGATTGGGGTCATCCCGGCCCTGATTGTCGGCGGCACGATTTCCTGGAAGATGGTGGTCCTGATTTTGATTGTCATGGCCATTGTCCAGCAGGTGGTCGGCAGTGTGATTTACCCCAAGATGATTGGGAAGTCTTTGAAGATTCATCCGTTGACGATTATGTTGCTCTTGTTAGCGGCTGGGAACCTCTGGGGCATGGTTGGTATGATTTTGATTGTGCCGGTTTATGCCGTGGCCCGGACGGTGGTGGTCTTTGTCTTTGCCCTGCGCCGGATTGACCAGAACGAGAATAAAAACACTTGA
- a CDS encoding YoaK family protein: protein MTESPEASTGPIYETVLFASLLTMTAGALDAYSYLLHNEVFAGLQTGNLILLGLHLGRGDLDGAGQYALSIGAFIFGTILVRFFQHQIKRAGRSDTFRKRWVMVYQLVVIAIALAMYPFKLGHLPTAVMALAAAAELQEFRRLHGGPFTPLMMTGNVRKVSEAGLDWLRYHDPQARRVAAETITIILSFAGGGFITGLMVRVIGPWALVVPMITIVLALGVDIYKQKQGELAEHAS, encoded by the coding sequence ATGACAGAAAGCCCAGAAGCAAGTACCGGCCCAATCTATGAAACCGTTTTGTTTGCCAGCCTCTTGACCATGACCGCTGGGGCCCTGGATGCCTATTCCTACCTCCTGCACAATGAGGTCTTTGCCGGCCTGCAGACTGGGAATTTAATCCTGCTGGGTCTGCACCTTGGCCGCGGTGACTTAGATGGGGCTGGTCAGTACGCCCTCTCAATCGGGGCCTTTATATTTGGGACCATTCTGGTCCGCTTTTTCCAGCACCAGATTAAACGAGCTGGCCGCTCAGACACCTTCCGTAAGCGTTGGGTCATGGTTTACCAGCTGGTGGTCATCGCGATTGCCCTGGCCATGTACCCCTTTAAGTTGGGGCATCTGCCTACGGCAGTGATGGCCCTGGCAGCCGCCGCTGAACTGCAGGAGTTCCGACGCTTGCACGGTGGGCCCTTCACACCACTAATGATGACTGGGAACGTCCGTAAGGTTTCTGAGGCCGGCTTGGACTGGTTGCGCTACCATGATCCCCAGGCCCGCCGGGTGGCGGCTGAAACCATCACCATTATTCTAAGTTTTGCCGGGGGTGGCTTTATTACCGGCCTGATGGTCCGCGTGATTGGACCTTGGGCCCTGGTGGTGCCAATGATTACCATCGTTTTGGCCCTTGGCGTTGACATTTATAAGCAAAAGCAGGGAGAATTGGCTGAACATGCAAGTTAA
- a CDS encoding GNAT family N-acetyltransferase: MQVKSFNELSPEELYQILRLRAEVFIVEQGQPYQDIDNKDQDSLHVFEIKDGQAIAYTRIYEIEDGRVSFGRVVTAKDARGHGLGRRLMDTVMDTIAQHYPDKEIMINAQKPVVGLYEKFGFKSQSKPFLLEGRRHVVMTHSPSQGN; this comes from the coding sequence ATGCAAGTTAAAAGTTTTAATGAACTAAGTCCGGAAGAACTGTACCAAATCCTGCGCCTACGGGCCGAAGTCTTCATTGTCGAGCAGGGACAACCCTACCAAGACATTGATAATAAGGATCAAGACAGCCTCCATGTCTTTGAAATCAAGGATGGTCAGGCGATTGCCTACACCCGGATTTATGAAATCGAAGACGGCCGGGTTAGCTTTGGCCGGGTGGTAACGGCTAAAGACGCCCGTGGCCACGGTCTAGGACGACGCCTGATGGATACGGTCATGGACACGATTGCCCAGCACTATCCGGATAAGGAAATCATGATTAACGCCCAAAAGCCGGTCGTTGGATTATACGAGAAGTTTGGCTTCAAGTCACAAAGCAAGCCTTTCTTATTAGAGGGTCGTCGCCACGTGGTGATGACCCATTCACCTAGTCAGGGTAATTAA
- a CDS encoding GNAT family N-acetyltransferase codes for MIVKTYAELSKDELYQILRLRCQVFIVEQEQFYQDDDNQDQDALHVFESEGDKVVAYARIYRLENGQVAFGRVATAESVRGHGLGKQLLNQVMATIGQVYPGQPIEIEAQLPVVKLYERYGFTTEGEPFDLDGLDHIKMVHPGTQKASS; via the coding sequence ATGATTGTTAAAACTTATGCTGAACTAAGTAAGGATGAGCTCTACCAAATTTTAAGGTTGCGCTGCCAGGTTTTTATTGTTGAACAGGAGCAGTTTTACCAGGATGACGATAACCAGGACCAGGACGCCCTTCACGTTTTTGAAAGTGAGGGGGATAAAGTGGTCGCCTATGCCCGGATTTACCGGTTAGAAAACGGTCAAGTCGCCTTTGGGCGGGTGGCGACCGCCGAGAGTGTGCGTGGTCACGGTCTGGGTAAGCAGTTACTCAATCAGGTGATGGCAACCATTGGCCAAGTTTATCCGGGGCAGCCAATTGAAATTGAGGCCCAGTTGCCAGTCGTGAAGCTTTACGAACGCTATGGCTTCACCACCGAGGGGGAACCCTTTGATTTGGATGGCCTAGACCATATCAAAATGGTGCATCCGGGCACACAAAAAGCCAGCTCCTAA
- the tpiA gene encoding triose-phosphate isomerase, translating into MSQHKIQRKPFVVANWKMNKLAHQVHEFLDEVMPPLAQVDQVEAGIAAQDIFLADMVRQTADSPLQVVAENVHWEDYGAYTGETSPRALADIGVRYVLVGHFERRKFFNETDATVNLKVNAALRNGLKPIIDIDEDMRAYAQFMDAEPAVAQVAAALAGVAVDQVRNVTIAYEPTWAIGSGEAASADQAQKAAHLIRQTLAHLYSPVIAEKIRILYGGSVTVDNARSIMGQPDIDGVLVGKAALHPKAFLDLVDIAQTTIE; encoded by the coding sequence ATGAGTCAGCACAAGATTCAACGCAAGCCCTTCGTGGTGGCCAACTGGAAAATGAATAAGCTGGCCCACCAGGTCCACGAGTTCTTAGATGAAGTCATGCCACCCTTAGCCCAGGTTGACCAGGTTGAAGCGGGAATTGCTGCCCAGGACATCTTCCTGGCTGACATGGTCCGTCAAACCGCGGATTCACCCCTCCAGGTGGTTGCTGAAAACGTCCACTGGGAAGATTACGGCGCCTATACTGGTGAAACTTCACCGCGGGCTCTGGCTGACATTGGCGTGCGCTACGTCCTAGTAGGGCACTTTGAACGGCGTAAGTTCTTTAATGAAACCGATGCCACGGTCAACCTGAAGGTCAACGCCGCCTTACGTAATGGGCTCAAGCCCATCATCGACATTGATGAGGACATGCGCGCTTATGCCCAGTTCATGGACGCGGAACCCGCCGTGGCCCAGGTCGCGGCAGCCCTGGCTGGAGTCGCAGTGGACCAGGTCCGCAACGTGACGATTGCCTATGAGCCCACCTGGGCGATTGGTTCGGGTGAGGCTGCCAGTGCCGACCAGGCCCAAAAAGCGGCCCACCTAATCCGCCAAACATTGGCCCACCTCTACTCGCCGGTGATTGCCGAAAAGATTCGGATTCTCTACGGTGGTTCGGTCACGGTTGATAATGCCCGCAGCATTATGGGTCAACCGGACATTGATGGGGTTTTGGTCGGCAAGGCTGCCTTGCATCCCAAGGCCTTTTTGGACCTGGTTGACATTGCCCAAACGACGATTGAATAG
- the eno gene encoding phosphopyruvate hydratase yields MSLISDIIAREVLDSRGNPTVEAEVITEVGGYGRGIVPSGASTGEHEAVELRDGDKSRYLGKGTTKAVANVNNTIAKALVGKFDVTDQRAIDQAMIDLDGTENKGKLGANAILAVSIAAARAAADELGVPLFSYIGGMNSYVMPTPMMNVINGGAHSDNKVDFQEFMIMPVGAPSIKEAIRYGSETFHQLKKLLEADGKATSVGDEGGFAPDFANNEEPLQYLINAIEVAGYKPGKDIAIAVDVASSELWDAEKQKYVLRWSTKEEFSTSEFIKYLEDLTDRYPIISIEDPIDENRWDDWVTITKDLGSKVQLVGDDFFVTNTQYLQKGIDMGAANSILIKVNQIGTMSETMDAIEMAKEAGYTAIVSHRSGETEDTTIADLVVATNAGQIKTGSMSRTDRIAKYNQLMRIEELLGDTARYKGIQSFYNLSADARKNIENK; encoded by the coding sequence ATGTCTTTAATTTCAGATATTATTGCACGCGAAGTTTTGGATTCACGTGGTAACCCCACTGTTGAAGCCGAAGTGATTACCGAAGTCGGTGGTTACGGTCGCGGTATCGTGCCTTCTGGTGCTTCAACCGGTGAGCACGAAGCCGTTGAGCTGCGTGATGGTGACAAGTCACGTTACCTGGGCAAGGGAACGACTAAGGCTGTTGCCAACGTTAACAACACCATTGCCAAGGCCCTGGTAGGTAAGTTTGATGTTACCGACCAGCGTGCAATTGACCAGGCCATGATTGACCTGGATGGTACTGAAAACAAGGGTAAGTTGGGCGCAAATGCCATCTTGGCCGTTTCAATTGCGGCAGCCCGCGCTGCAGCTGACGAATTGGGTGTGCCTTTGTTCTCATACATCGGTGGTATGAACTCATACGTTATGCCAACGCCAATGATGAACGTTATCAACGGTGGTGCCCACTCTGATAACAAGGTGGACTTCCAAGAGTTCATGATTATGCCGGTTGGTGCCCCTTCAATCAAGGAAGCCATCCGTTACGGTTCAGAAACTTTCCACCAGCTCAAGAAGTTGTTGGAAGCTGATGGTAAGGCTACCTCAGTTGGTGATGAAGGTGGTTTCGCCCCTGACTTTGCTAACAACGAAGAACCTTTGCAGTACCTGATTAACGCCATCGAAGTTGCTGGCTACAAGCCTGGTAAGGACATCGCCATTGCGGTCGATGTGGCTTCTTCAGAGCTTTGGGATGCTGAAAAGCAGAAGTACGTTTTGCGTTGGTCAACCAAGGAAGAATTCTCAACTTCAGAATTCATCAAGTACTTGGAAGACTTGACTGACCGTTATCCAATCATTTCGATTGAAGACCCAATCGATGAAAACCGTTGGGATGACTGGGTTACGATTACTAAGGACCTTGGTTCCAAGGTTCAATTGGTTGGTGATGACTTCTTCGTTACCAACACCCAGTACCTGCAAAAGGGTATCGACATGGGTGCCGCTAACTCAATCTTGATCAAGGTTAACCAGATTGGTACTATGTCAGAAACCATGGATGCCATCGAAATGGCTAAGGAAGCTGGTTACACGGCTATCGTTTCTCACCGTTCAGGTGAAACTGAAGACACGACCATCGCTGACTTGGTTGTTGCTACTAACGCCGGTCAGATTAAGACTGGTTCAATGTCACGTACCGACCGGATTGCCAAGTACAACCAGTTGATGCGCATTGAAGAATTGCTTGGCGACACTGCCCGTTATAAGGGAATCCAATCATTCTATAACTTGTCAGCCGACGCTCGCAAGAACATCGAAAACAAGTAA